A single Flavobacterium sp. 1 DNA region contains:
- a CDS encoding acyltransferase, translating to MKETIYFPGLNGLRFLAALTVIIHHIEQFKLIAKMDNYFHLPVIENMGGMGVTFFFTLSGFLLTYLLMLEKKQKSKVNVKKFYFRRILRIWPLYFLIVFISFLITPNFSFTAVGLNFDGVNLSNFFYFISMLANVALIVNPAVFGAAPLWSVSSEEHFYLIYPHVLNKFSVLSSKILVIGIILFNTIKLIVFFLGTKCQLSFLIFLYNYFNLFRIDCMLVGGIGACLYYHKSVYLKNIHASITYRITLLSVFLFCFFDIKFGEFTQLVYSVFFIIIIMNVATSKRKSYILENKVMNFLGRISYGLYVYHGLIIGSVLLYFKVNNLYFNNVILYFSVIFITILCSALSYFILEKPFLKLKNKKYTIIAT from the coding sequence ATGAAAGAAACAATTTATTTCCCAGGATTAAATGGTTTAAGATTTTTAGCAGCATTAACTGTAATTATACATCATATTGAGCAATTTAAATTAATAGCCAAAATGGATAATTATTTTCATTTGCCAGTAATTGAAAATATGGGCGGAATGGGGGTGACATTTTTTTTTACTCTGAGTGGTTTCCTGCTAACTTATTTGTTGATGTTAGAGAAAAAACAAAAGAGCAAGGTCAACGTTAAAAAATTTTATTTTAGAAGAATACTTAGAATATGGCCACTTTATTTTTTAATAGTCTTTATATCATTTTTAATAACACCCAACTTTTCATTTACAGCTGTTGGATTGAATTTTGATGGGGTTAATTTGAGTAATTTTTTTTATTTTATATCAATGTTAGCAAATGTTGCCCTTATAGTAAATCCAGCTGTTTTTGGCGCAGCACCATTATGGTCAGTTAGTTCCGAAGAACATTTTTATTTAATCTATCCTCATGTTTTAAATAAGTTCTCTGTATTATCGTCGAAAATATTAGTAATTGGGATTATTCTGTTTAATACAATCAAACTGATTGTTTTCTTTTTAGGGACAAAATGCCAATTGTCTTTTTTAATTTTTCTTTATAATTATTTTAATCTATTTCGAATTGATTGTATGTTAGTGGGAGGAATTGGTGCTTGTTTGTATTATCATAAGTCAGTTTATTTAAAAAATATTCATGCAAGTATAACATATCGAATTACTCTTTTATCTGTTTTTTTATTTTGTTTTTTTGATATCAAATTTGGAGAATTCACTCAGTTGGTTTACTCTGTTTTTTTTATTATCATAATAATGAATGTTGCAACAAGTAAAAGGAAATCATATATATTGGAAAACAAGGTAATGAATTTTTTAGGTAGAATATCTTATGGACTTTACGTCTATCATGGTTTAATCATAGGATCTGTGTTATTATATTTTAAAGTTAATAATTTATATTTCAATAATGTTATTTTATATTTTAGTGTCATTTTTATAACAATATTGTGTAGTGCTCTTTCATATTTTATTTTAGAGAAACCTTTTCTTAAATTGAAAAACAAGAAATATACAATTATAGCAACATGA
- a CDS encoding TDP-N-acetylfucosamine:lipid II N-acetylfucosaminyltransferase — protein sequence MNYHIMIQDKFLDSFIADVYAIGEENNNVFWFRGDKGETNYLTTDKLIEYLGHDKLRLKNKLQSLNPTDTIFIHWYDKWIADLVYDLPNKLIVFFWGGEMYEEPFWHHAKWIYDKKTYSIIKKQSYPKIIWQKNIFKTIRTIKNVLRYPVIVRQQYEHKKKQVERIDYIICGQFNTGEIEKVNELYPTFKAKHLAGYYDLNFDLANEINIKAKTSVVIKILVGNSATEANNHLEAFEKLKRLKDVEIYCVLSYGSDYYKRIVMLEGKRVFGNFFHPITDFMPRKEYVEFVNEMDVVYMYHNRSQAWGNIVTALTFGKPVFIKNENVLKKYITAIGIKTYDADLIGQCNLESIITEEKKNFTDNIEKLKKTISNEVRLNNLKEIMTVYAR from the coding sequence ATGAACTACCACATAATGATTCAAGATAAGTTTTTGGATTCTTTTATTGCAGATGTGTATGCTATTGGGGAGGAAAATAATAATGTTTTTTGGTTTAGAGGAGATAAAGGAGAAACAAATTATTTAACAACGGATAAACTCATAGAATATCTTGGTCATGACAAATTAAGATTGAAGAATAAACTCCAATCGTTAAATCCAACAGATACAATTTTTATACATTGGTACGATAAGTGGATTGCTGATTTGGTTTATGATTTGCCTAATAAATTAATTGTTTTTTTTTGGGGAGGAGAGATGTACGAAGAACCTTTTTGGCATCATGCTAAATGGATTTATGATAAAAAAACGTATTCGATTATTAAAAAACAATCATATCCTAAAATTATTTGGCAAAAAAATATTTTTAAAACGATTCGTACTATAAAAAATGTTTTGAGATACCCTGTTATTGTGAGACAGCAATATGAACATAAAAAGAAACAAGTTGAGCGAATTGATTATATAATTTGTGGACAATTTAATACTGGTGAAATAGAAAAAGTAAATGAATTATATCCAACATTTAAAGCTAAACACTTGGCAGGTTATTATGATTTGAATTTTGACTTGGCTAATGAAATAAATATTAAAGCAAAAACTTCGGTTGTAATTAAAATTTTAGTAGGTAATTCTGCTACTGAAGCGAATAACCATTTGGAAGCTTTTGAGAAATTGAAAAGATTAAAGGATGTTGAAATTTATTGTGTCTTATCTTATGGGTCTGATTATTATAAACGAATAGTTATGCTGGAAGGGAAGAGAGTTTTTGGAAATTTTTTTCATCCAATAACCGATTTTATGCCAAGAAAAGAATATGTTGAATTTGTGAATGAAATGGATGTTGTTTATATGTATCATAATCGTTCACAAGCTTGGGGTAATATTGTTACTGCTTTAACTTTTGGGAAACCAGTGTTTATTAAAAATGAGAATGTTTTAAAAAAATATATTACAGCTATTGGTATTAAAACGTATGATGCTGATTTAATTGGGCAATGTAATTTGGAATCAATTATCACAGAGGAAAAGAAAAACTTTACTGATAACATAGAAAAGCTTAAGAAAACAATATCTAATGAAGTACGATTGAATAATCTTAAAGAAATAATGACTGTTTATGCTAGGTAA
- a CDS encoding glycosyltransferase family 2 protein, with product MNHPRISIITPNFNGETYLEETIQSVLSQDYPNLEYIIIDGGSTDNSVSIIKKYESQLAYWISEPDKGLYDAVQKGFDQSTGEIMAWINSDDLYHPKAFFSIAEIFKFNEVNWLQGIPSTFDEMGRTVDVSGIKRWSKLDYYLGNFEWIQQESVFWRRSLWEKSGSKIDVEMKYAGDLELWLRFFRYEKLFVTSALLGGFRQRAKGQLSLEFLDQYMEEARTKIKEELECNLPKEEQDLVRKIKKYNATISKFHFVFIKKIANKVYFKGIIKQKKHYFGYPSVITFDRLSQNFKINK from the coding sequence ATGAATCATCCCAGAATATCCATAATTACCCCAAATTTCAACGGAGAAACATATCTTGAGGAAACCATACAATCTGTTTTGTCTCAAGACTATCCTAATTTAGAATATATTATCATTGATGGTGGTAGTACGGATAATTCGGTTTCGATTATTAAAAAATATGAAAGCCAATTAGCTTATTGGATAAGTGAACCAGATAAAGGTTTGTACGATGCTGTCCAAAAAGGATTTGACCAATCAACGGGCGAAATAATGGCTTGGATAAATTCAGATGATTTATATCACCCCAAAGCTTTTTTCTCTATAGCTGAAATATTTAAATTTAATGAAGTAAACTGGTTGCAAGGAATTCCGTCCACTTTTGACGAGATGGGTAGAACGGTGGATGTGAGTGGAATTAAAAGATGGTCTAAATTAGATTATTATTTAGGGAATTTTGAATGGATTCAGCAAGAATCAGTGTTTTGGAGACGCTCTTTGTGGGAAAAATCGGGGAGTAAAATTGATGTTGAAATGAAATATGCTGGTGATTTAGAATTGTGGCTTCGCTTTTTTAGATATGAAAAATTGTTTGTAACAAGTGCTCTTTTGGGAGGTTTCAGACAACGGGCCAAAGGGCAATTGTCTTTAGAATTTTTAGATCAGTATATGGAAGAGGCGAGAACTAAAATTAAAGAAGAATTGGAATGTAATCTGCCAAAAGAAGAACAAGATTTAGTAAGGAAAATAAAAAAATATAATGCTACAATAAGTAAGTTTCATTTTGTTTTTATAAAAAAAATCGCCAATAAAGTTTATTTTAAGGGAATTATTAAACAAAAAAAACATTATTTTGGTTATCCATCCGTAATCACTTTTGATAGATTAAGCCAAAATTTTAAAATTAATAAATAA
- a CDS encoding glycosyltransferase, producing the protein MRKLRVGVWLLDNYKPEQGGGFSYYSQMIQSLKDYDFKEAEILFVSNKVNVAFFSKQKVYEIQAKRHIPKIEFWKKVLRRVGRVLNFDFFEPDFVKIEERYFVDVKSELNHVIDVMYYLTPVVVFPNFPFIYTLWDIGHLSMYAFPEVSMNGIYESRQSDYNSYPQKALMVFCESKVGKADAENYLGINRNRTKVIPMFPSEIINSKIVSQRPKNTQSDVEFIHYPAQYWAHKNHYNLLLAFKEVQKKHPNLKLFLTGSDKGNKSYILSVIKELNLDKEVVDYGFVSNEELKWLYLNSMGLVMPTFLGPTNMPLLEAAALGCPVACSDLAGHKEQLGDYAYYFNPLLPDDITNAIITMLLDKNNNVKRHYNNTFTLEIAIESIDAVFTEMKQIRFCWGISDISY; encoded by the coding sequence ATGAGAAAATTAAGAGTAGGAGTTTGGTTATTGGATAATTATAAACCGGAACAGGGAGGAGGTTTTAGTTATTATTCTCAAATGATTCAATCATTAAAAGACTATGATTTTAAAGAGGCAGAAATATTGTTTGTTTCAAATAAAGTAAATGTTGCTTTTTTTTCGAAACAAAAAGTTTATGAAATACAAGCAAAAAGACATATTCCTAAAATTGAATTTTGGAAAAAAGTTTTAAGAAGAGTGGGACGAGTTTTAAACTTTGATTTTTTTGAGCCAGATTTTGTAAAAATTGAAGAACGTTATTTTGTGGATGTCAAGAGTGAACTAAATCATGTTATTGATGTCATGTATTATTTAACGCCTGTAGTAGTATTTCCTAATTTTCCTTTCATTTATACCTTGTGGGACATTGGTCATTTATCAATGTATGCTTTTCCTGAAGTTAGTATGAATGGAATCTATGAAAGTAGGCAGTCCGATTACAACAGTTACCCTCAAAAAGCATTAATGGTGTTTTGCGAATCTAAAGTAGGAAAAGCAGATGCAGAAAACTATTTGGGTATTAATCGGAATAGAACAAAAGTAATCCCTATGTTTCCATCAGAAATAATAAACAGTAAAATTGTTTCTCAACGACCAAAAAACACACAATCAGACGTAGAGTTTATTCATTATCCAGCACAATATTGGGCTCATAAAAATCATTATAATTTGTTGTTGGCATTTAAAGAAGTTCAAAAAAAGCATCCTAATTTAAAACTATTTTTAACTGGTTCAGACAAAGGAAATAAATCTTATATATTAAGTGTAATAAAAGAGTTGAATCTAGATAAAGAAGTGGTCGATTACGGTTTCGTTTCTAACGAAGAACTAAAATGGTTATATCTAAATTCTATGGGATTGGTTATGCCTACGTTTTTAGGGCCTACTAATATGCCGTTATTAGAGGCTGCTGCCTTGGGCTGTCCAGTTGCTTGTTCAGATTTAGCTGGACATAAAGAGCAATTAGGAGATTATGCTTATTATTTCAATCCTTTATTACCCGATGATATTACTAATGCTATTATTACGATGCTATTAGATAAAAATAATAATGTAAAAAGGCACTATAATAATACCTTTACTTTAGAGATTGCTATAGAGTCTATCGATGCTGTTTTTACTGAAATGAAGCAAATTAGATTTTGTTGGGGAATTTCAGATATATCATATTAA
- a CDS encoding glycosyltransferase family 2 protein — protein sequence MTKLSIITINYNNIEGLKRTIESVVNQTWQEFEYIVIDGGSIDGSASYIEIQSDKIDYCISEPDRGIYHAMNKAIKVANGEYLLFLNSGDHLYNNQVLEKYHSFAGEFDMICFDEYRVGDQFSEIVKYPRKLTFSDLYLSSLSHPNTIIKKNLFDKVGLYDENMRIVSDWKFSILALFKYDCSYLKVDGVLSVFYLDGISFLEDNSNERNEVLNEYFEPFITDYEELVRNRNELSHNRAILQSNRFKMLMEIEKTKLGMKIVSLFFRIFIVLFSKKKIKDVLD from the coding sequence ATGACTAAATTATCAATAATCACTATTAATTATAACAACATCGAAGGGTTGAAACGTACCATAGAAAGTGTGGTCAATCAAACTTGGCAAGAGTTCGAGTACATTGTTATTGATGGAGGTTCTATTGATGGAAGTGCTAGTTATATAGAAATTCAAAGTGATAAAATAGATTATTGCATTAGCGAGCCTGATAGAGGGATTTACCATGCTATGAATAAAGCCATTAAAGTGGCAAATGGGGAATATTTGCTGTTTTTGAATAGTGGGGATCATTTATACAACAATCAAGTACTGGAAAAATATCATTCCTTTGCAGGTGAATTTGATATGATATGTTTCGATGAATACAGGGTAGGTGATCAATTTTCTGAAATAGTTAAATACCCTCGTAAATTGACTTTTTCGGATCTTTATTTAAGTTCCTTATCTCATCCCAATACTATTATAAAGAAAAACTTGTTTGATAAAGTTGGACTTTATGATGAGAATATGAGAATTGTCTCCGATTGGAAGTTTTCTATATTGGCATTATTTAAATACGATTGTAGCTATTTGAAAGTGGATGGTGTACTTTCTGTTTTTTATTTAGATGGTATAAGTTTTCTGGAAGATAATTCTAACGAGAGAAATGAAGTCTTAAATGAGTATTTTGAGCCATTTATTACTGATTATGAAGAGTTGGTCCGGAATAGGAATGAGTTAAGTCACAACAGGGCAATATTGCAATCAAATAGATTCAAAATGTTGATGGAAATTGAGAAAACAAAATTGGGGATGAAGATAGTATCACTTTTTTTCAGAATCTTTATTGTTTTATTTTCAAAGAAAAAAATAAAAGATGTTTTGGATTAA
- a CDS encoding DegT/DnrJ/EryC1/StrS aminotransferase family protein, whose protein sequence is MIPVNTPLLSGNELKYVTECIETGWISSEGPFVTRFETEFAQYVNRSHGIAVANGSAALDIAVKSLGLGEGDEVIMPTFTIISPAQSVVTAGAVPVLVDSDPITWNMDVTQIEAKITPKTKAILVVHIYGLPVDMDPVLALCKKYNLKLIEDAAEMHGQTYKGKMCGSFGDISIFSFYPNKHITTGEGGMLVCNDENIAEQCKKLRNLAFEPKGRRFIHNELGWNYRMTNLQAALGVAQLEKMDYHIQRKREIGKQYHQYLKDIVGFQLPLEETVYAENIYWVFGLVADTEVQQELMVKKLADAKIVTRPFFWCMHEQPVFKKMGFFKNESYPVAERLARNGFYIPSGLGLSDKELRIVCEVLLR, encoded by the coding sequence ATGATTCCCGTAAACACGCCACTCTTATCTGGAAATGAATTAAAATATGTTACCGAATGTATTGAAACAGGCTGGATTTCGTCTGAAGGTCCTTTTGTAACTCGATTTGAAACTGAGTTTGCTCAATATGTAAATAGAAGTCATGGAATAGCTGTTGCTAATGGTTCGGCTGCTTTGGATATTGCTGTCAAATCATTGGGCTTAGGTGAAGGAGATGAGGTTATTATGCCAACATTTACTATTATTTCTCCAGCCCAATCAGTAGTGACCGCAGGAGCTGTACCTGTTTTAGTTGATAGTGATCCCATTACTTGGAATATGGATGTAACTCAAATTGAGGCAAAAATTACTCCTAAAACCAAAGCCATACTTGTTGTTCATATTTATGGATTGCCTGTGGATATGGATCCAGTTTTGGCATTATGCAAAAAATATAATTTAAAACTTATTGAAGACGCAGCCGAAATGCATGGGCAAACCTATAAAGGGAAAATGTGCGGTAGTTTTGGAGATATTAGTATTTTTAGTTTTTATCCCAACAAACACATCACAACAGGAGAAGGAGGAATGCTTGTTTGTAATGATGAAAATATCGCAGAACAGTGCAAAAAACTTCGAAATTTAGCTTTTGAACCAAAGGGAAGACGATTTATCCATAATGAACTCGGTTGGAATTACAGAATGACGAATCTCCAGGCGGCTTTGGGTGTTGCCCAGTTGGAAAAAATGGATTATCATATTCAAAGAAAAAGAGAAATAGGTAAGCAGTATCACCAATATTTAAAGGATATAGTTGGTTTTCAGCTCCCTTTGGAAGAAACAGTATATGCAGAAAATATTTATTGGGTGTTTGGGTTAGTAGCAGATACTGAAGTGCAACAAGAATTAATGGTAAAAAAACTGGCTGATGCAAAAATAGTTACACGACCATTTTTTTGGTGCATGCATGAACAACCAGTTTTTAAAAAAATGGGCTTTTTTAAAAATGAAAGTTATCCTGTCGCTGAGAGGTTAGCCCGCAACGGATTTTACATACCTAGTGGGTTGGGATTGAGTGATAAAGAGTTAAGAATTGTTTGTGAAGTACTTTTGAGATGA
- a CDS encoding glycosyltransferase family 2 protein, producing MLGNNPLVSIIIPTYNRADLIGETLDSILAQTYQNWECIVVDDGSTDGTNSLMDEYVKQDIRFKYLINERTKGAQGARNTGLLNAKGGFIQFFDSDNIMYAHHLKVKMSAFQQNKDFDIITSFSHVKNVNDEIIDIFTWRTIGVIFEKLIRQHTYVDTNSALIKREIFNDYLLDENVPSFQELDLHLELSKKANYGMVWEFLTAYYRRDIDTISSDKIKEKKGEIYNLLKFKTDYINCSGKSQFNKRVDRCISYNQEILNYALKVFSNDEKMILEILKSERRLKIINKIKNKIYRAF from the coding sequence ATGCTAGGTAACAACCCACTTGTTTCCATAATTATTCCCACATACAATAGAGCAGATTTAATTGGTGAGACGCTTGATAGTATCTTAGCACAAACTTATCAAAACTGGGAATGTATTGTTGTAGATGATGGCAGTACTGATGGGACTAATAGTTTAATGGATGAATATGTGAAACAGGACATTAGATTCAAGTACTTAATAAATGAAAGAACAAAAGGTGCACAAGGAGCTAGAAATACAGGTTTGTTAAATGCAAAGGGAGGTTTTATACAGTTTTTTGATTCAGATAATATTATGTATGCACATCATTTAAAGGTGAAAATGAGTGCTTTTCAACAAAATAAAGATTTTGACATTATAACCTCTTTTTCGCATGTAAAAAATGTAAATGATGAAATAATTGATATATTTACATGGAGGACAATAGGTGTTATTTTTGAAAAATTGATTCGCCAGCATACTTATGTAGATACTAATTCAGCACTTATTAAAAGAGAAATTTTTAATGATTATTTATTAGATGAAAACGTTCCTTCCTTTCAAGAATTAGATTTGCATTTGGAACTTTCAAAAAAAGCGAATTATGGTATGGTATGGGAATTCCTAACAGCCTATTATAGAAGGGATATCGATACTATATCATCAGATAAAATTAAAGAAAAAAAAGGGGAAATATATAATTTATTAAAATTTAAAACCGATTATATAAATTGTAGTGGTAAAAGTCAATTTAATAAACGAGTTGATAGATGTATTTCTTATAATCAAGAGATATTAAATTACGCATTGAAAGTTTTTTCAAACGATGAGAAAATGATTTTGGAGATACTAAAATCGGAACGAAGATTAAAAATAATTAATAAAATTAAAAACAAAATATACCGTGCTTTTTGA
- a CDS encoding glycosyltransferase, giving the protein MNPIVSVIVPCYNQGQYLTDALQSVNDQSFSNWECLIIDDGSIDNTAEIAKSFVTKDSRFIYLFKENGGVSSTRNVGIEKAKGQFIQFLDSDDILDNRKLEFSLYQMELHKNNNVKIVISNFRMITENSDVSLPPFCNLNAALFNVEGFLFQWNVTFSIQIQCGFFDAKLFEGIRFSENLSAQEDWVVWVSLFKTGYHAVFIDEPLAYYRINPGSRMSTIGIDNNELKVLGIFKEILTYDEYYRLSMHLLIRYSDSFKLFKNNLKAVKKSNAYQTGLMIRKILNALGLIKPSRRIFKFILRFKPS; this is encoded by the coding sequence ATGAATCCAATTGTTTCTGTCATAGTTCCATGTTATAATCAGGGTCAGTATTTAACTGATGCACTTCAATCAGTCAACGATCAAAGTTTTTCTAATTGGGAATGTTTAATAATTGACGATGGAAGTATTGATAATACCGCAGAAATAGCAAAATCATTTGTTACCAAAGATTCGCGTTTTATATATTTATTTAAGGAAAATGGAGGAGTAAGCAGTACAAGAAATGTAGGTATTGAAAAAGCTAAAGGTCAGTTTATTCAGTTTTTAGATTCTGACGATATATTGGACAATAGAAAGTTAGAGTTCTCATTGTATCAAATGGAATTGCATAAAAACAATAATGTAAAAATAGTTATTTCTAACTTTAGGATGATTACTGAAAATTCCGATGTTTCATTGCCTCCATTTTGTAATTTAAATGCAGCTCTTTTTAACGTTGAAGGATTCTTATTTCAGTGGAATGTTACATTTTCCATACAGATTCAATGTGGATTTTTTGATGCTAAATTATTTGAAGGTATTAGATTTTCTGAAAATTTATCAGCACAAGAAGATTGGGTCGTTTGGGTCAGTCTTTTCAAAACTGGATATCATGCTGTATTCATTGATGAACCATTGGCCTATTACAGAATTAACCCCGGCAGTAGAATGTCAACCATTGGTATTGATAATAATGAACTGAAAGTTTTGGGGATTTTTAAAGAAATACTTACTTATGATGAATATTATAGGTTGTCTATGCATTTGTTGATTCGATATTCTGACTCTTTTAAATTGTTTAAAAATAATTTAAAAGCAGTAAAAAAATCAAATGCGTATCAAACGGGTTTGATGATTCGAAAGATATTAAATGCATTGGGTTTGATAAAACCGTCTAGGAGAATTTTTAAATTCATTTTAAGATTTAAACCTTCATAA
- the rffA gene encoding dTDP-4-amino-4,6-dideoxygalactose transaminase → MIYKHIGFNKPYLTGKETQYITDAVASGKISGNGKYTQRCQQFFEQKYGFGKCLLTTSCTDALEMAAILIDIQSGDEVIMPSYTFVSTANAFVLRGAKIIFADSNAQNPNIDVSTLESLITSKTKAIVPVHYAGVACDMDKIMDLANKYNLYVIEDAAQAIDSFYIGRDGVRKALGSIGHLAAFSFHETKNIISGEGGMLVINDAQFAQRGEIIWEKGTNRAAFFRGEIDKYGWVDIGSSFLPSEVIAAFLWAQIEHLDNIQEKRKTIWNQYYEGLKKVTVKGSFKLPQIPNYATNNAHMFYLVFESLEKRNGCISRLKNKGINAVFHYLSLHKSSFYNEKYLGNDLIFSNQYSDRLLRLPFYYELSDADLELIINVIKE, encoded by the coding sequence ATGATTTACAAACACATTGGATTCAATAAACCCTATCTCACTGGAAAAGAAACCCAATATATTACCGATGCAGTTGCATCTGGTAAAATATCGGGCAATGGAAAATATACACAACGGTGTCAGCAGTTTTTTGAGCAAAAGTATGGTTTTGGCAAATGTTTGCTTACTACCTCATGTACAGATGCCTTAGAAATGGCAGCAATTTTAATTGATATTCAGTCTGGCGATGAGGTGATTATGCCTTCTTATACTTTTGTTTCTACTGCCAATGCCTTTGTATTGCGAGGAGCAAAAATTATTTTCGCTGATTCGAATGCCCAAAATCCGAATATAGATGTGAGTACACTAGAATCATTAATTACATCCAAAACAAAAGCCATTGTTCCTGTGCATTATGCAGGCGTGGCTTGTGATATGGATAAGATTATGGATCTGGCAAATAAATATAATTTATATGTTATAGAAGATGCCGCTCAAGCTATAGATAGTTTTTATATTGGGAGAGATGGAGTGCGAAAAGCTTTGGGTTCGATAGGACATTTAGCTGCTTTTTCTTTCCATGAAACCAAGAATATTATTTCGGGTGAAGGAGGAATGTTAGTTATAAACGATGCTCAATTTGCTCAACGGGGTGAAATTATATGGGAGAAAGGAACTAATCGAGCTGCTTTTTTTAGAGGTGAAATTGATAAATACGGCTGGGTAGATATTGGTTCCTCCTTTTTACCTTCAGAGGTTATTGCTGCTTTTCTTTGGGCTCAAATAGAACATTTAGACAATATCCAAGAAAAGCGAAAAACTATATGGAATCAGTATTATGAGGGCTTAAAAAAGGTTACAGTTAAGGGTAGTTTTAAGTTGCCTCAAATACCCAATTATGCGACAAATAATGCCCATATGTTTTATTTGGTTTTTGAATCTTTAGAAAAAAGGAACGGATGTATTAGTCGTTTAAAAAATAAAGGCATTAATGCGGTTTTTCATTATTTGAGTTTACATAAAAGTTCCTTTTACAATGAGAAATATTTAGGAAATGATTTGATTTTCAGTAATCAATATTCAGACAGGTTGTTGCGATTGCCATTTTATTACGAGTTGTCTGATGCGGATTTGGAATTGATTATAAATGTGATAAAAGAATAA
- a CDS encoding class I SAM-dependent methyltransferase, with translation MVNFQQYSKYYDLLYKDKNYKEECDYVISKIKQFDPKAIQVLELGSGSGSHAHYFCKAGFEVTGVERSPEMVALAKSKNIEGFNPTIGDISSFEISQQFDIALSLFHVMSYLTENESLINCFKRVHQQLKSDGVFMFDIWYSPAVYHQKPETRIKRLENDTIEIIRLAESKTESAKNLVAVNFDVIIKDKKTQISETITEEHLMRHFSIPEIKMLAAFTGFEVVLTEEFLTENTASEETWGVFFILKKYRK, from the coding sequence ATGGTTAATTTTCAGCAGTATAGCAAATATTATGATCTTCTATATAAAGATAAAAATTATAAAGAGGAATGTGATTATGTTATAAGTAAGATAAAACAATTTGATCCCAAAGCGATTCAAGTTCTGGAATTAGGTTCGGGAAGTGGTTCGCACGCTCACTATTTTTGTAAAGCTGGTTTTGAAGTGACAGGTGTTGAAAGAAGTCCAGAAATGGTGGCTTTGGCAAAATCAAAAAATATTGAAGGATTCAATCCAACAATTGGAGATATTTCCTCTTTTGAGATTTCTCAGCAATTTGATATTGCTTTGTCCTTATTTCATGTTATGTCTTATTTAACTGAAAATGAATCCTTGATTAATTGTTTTAAAAGGGTACATCAACAATTGAAATCTGATGGTGTTTTTATGTTTGATATTTGGTATTCTCCTGCAGTTTACCATCAGAAACCAGAAACCAGAATCAAGCGTTTAGAGAACGATACTATAGAAATTATTAGATTAGCAGAATCAAAAACGGAATCTGCTAAAAACCTAGTAGCCGTTAATTTTGATGTAATTATCAAAGATAAAAAAACTCAAATCTCAGAAACTATTACAGAGGAACATTTAATGCGTCATTTTTCGATTCCTGAAATCAAAATGCTGGCTGCATTCACAGGATTTGAAGTAGTTTTAACCGAAGAATTTTTAACAGAAAATACAGCTTCCGAAGAAACTTGGGGTGTGTTTTTTATCTTAAAAAAATATAGAAAATGA